A genome region from Lutra lutra chromosome 11, mLutLut1.2, whole genome shotgun sequence includes the following:
- the MTERF1 gene encoding transcription termination factor 1, mitochondrial, with translation MQHPLSLRQISIPKGLGYQTIMPPRNLLCTRSNFLFGSRCWMIRFSAEILLKSVSFRLFSVKCGNADSESLENEKLLNNLLTMGVDVDMAKKRQPGVFNRMGTKEQELKMFLLSKGASKEVIASVISRYPRAITRTPESLSERWDLWRKIMTSDLEIINILERSPESFFRSSNNLNLENNIKFFYSVGLTHKCLSRLLTNAPRTFSNSLDLNKQMIEFLQEVSLSLGYNKPRDFVRKIILKNPFILIQSTKRVKTNIEFLQSTFSLNNEKLLVLLCGPGAKILDLSNDYVNRNYTNIKEKLFFLGCTEEEIHKFILRYPDVIFLGEKKFNDKLDCLIEEKLSISQIIENPRILDSSINTLKSRIKELVNAGYNLSTSNIALLSWSQKRYKAKLKKLNLE, from the coding sequence CATTCCAAAAGGTTTGGGATACCAGACCATTATGCCACCAAGAAACTTATTGTGTACGAGAAGTAACTTCCTCTTTGGTTCAAGATGTTGGATGATCCGATTTTCAGCAGAAATCCTCCTTAAATCAGTTTCATTTAGACTTTTTAGTGTGAAGTGTGGTAATGCAGACAGCGAGTCTTTGGAGAATGAAAAATTACTGAATAACTTACTTACAATGGGAGTAGATGTTGACATGGCGAAAAAACGACAGCCTGGAGTTTTTAATAGGATGGGAACTAAAGAGCAGGAGCTGAAGATGTTCCTTCTGTCCAAAGGAGCTAGCAAAGAAGTGATTGCTAGTGTTATATCAAGGTATCCACGAGCCATAACACGCACACCTGAAAGTCTTTCAGAACGGTGGGATCTATGGAGAAAAATTATGACATCAGAccttgaaattataaatattttggaacGTTCTCCCGAATCTTTTTTTCGGTCTAGTAATAACCTAAACTTAGAGAATAATATAAAGTTCTTCTATTCGGTTGGATTGACCCATAAATGCCTTTCTCGATTATTGACCAATGCCCCACGTACCTTCTCCAACAGTCTAGATCTGAATAAACAGATGATTGAGTTTTTGCAAGAAGTCTCTTTGTCTTTGGGTTACAATAAGCCCAGAGATTTTGTtaggaagataattttaaaaaaccctttcatCTTAATTCAGAGTACCAAACGGGTAAAAACTAACATTGAGTTTTTACAGTCAACTTTCAGCTTGAACAATGAGAAGCTGCTTGTTCTGCTCTGTGGTCCAGGAGCTAAAATTCTAGACCTTTCCAATGACTATGTCAACAGAAACTACACAAATATCAAAGAGAAGCTGTTTTTTCTTGGGTGTACTGAAGAAGAGATACACAAGTTTATCTTACGCTATCCAGATGTGATCTTCTTGGGAGAGAAAAAATTCAATGATAAATTAGACTGCCTCATAGAAGAAAAACTCAGCATATCACAAATAATTGAAAATCCTCGGATTTTGGATTCAAgcataaatactttaaaaagtcgAATCAAAGAATTGGTAAATGCTGGCTATAACTTAAGTACATCAAACATCGCTCTGTTATCTTGGAGTCAAAAAAGATATAAAGCTAAACTGAAAAAGTTAAACCTTGAATAG